The proteins below are encoded in one region of Hordeum vulgare subsp. vulgare chromosome 3H, MorexV3_pseudomolecules_assembly, whole genome shotgun sequence:
- the LOC123440370 gene encoding ethylene-responsive transcription factor 3-like, producing MDPVLRGAASPGGGQGGAGGGGGGGEAHYRGVRKRPWGRYAAEIRDPWKKTRVWLGTFDTPVEAAFAYDRAARTLRGAKAKTNFPDHAHRHHHHRPPLQQQPVPFGGIDLNLNFPSPWHFVYFSPPAAAPAPRLPQEASPAASVPPSTALELGMAPRPAGLPFDLNEPPSLLFGS from the coding sequence ATGGATCCGGTGCTGCGGGGTGCGGCGAGCCCCGGTGGCGGCCAAGGtggcgcgggaggaggaggaggaggaggcgaggcgcACTACAGGGGCGTGAGGAAGCGGCCGTGGGGGCGGTACGCTGCGGAGATCCGCGACCCGTGGAAGAAGACGCGCGTGTGGCTGGGCACCTTCGACACCCCCGTGGAGGCCGCCTTCGCCTACGACCGCGCCGCGCGAACCCTCCGCGGCGCCAAGGCCAAGACCAACTTCCCCGACCACGCCcaccgtcaccaccaccaccgcccgcccCTGCAGCAGCAACCCGTTCCGTTCGGCGGCATCGACCTCAACCTCAACTTCCCTTCGCCGTGGCACTTCGTCTACTTCTCGCCTCCGGCGGCCGCGCCAGCGCCTCGTCTTCCGCAAGAAGCGTCTCCGGCGGCCTCCGTCCCGCCGTCGACGGCGCTCGAGCTCGGCATGGCGCCCAGGCCTGCCGGCCTCCCGTTCGACCTCAACGAGCCGCCATCGCTGCTCTTCGGGTCGTGA